The uncultured Desulfatiglans sp. DNA window CCTCACGCTGACCTTGGAGACAAACCGCTGCGCACCTGCAGCATCTCTTCAAGGCGCCGGCAGCCCGTCACGCCGAGCCCCGCATCCAATCCGGGTGAATTTCCCCAAACCCCCGGCCGCGGCCGGGACACTCGCTCCGTCCTGTTCGCCAAACCAGGGCGGCCC harbors:
- a CDS encoding hypothetical protein (Evidence 5 : Unknown function), whose product is MAFIGTRAYIEVEGGEAPGPDAAKRGALEGGAGLDRGPPWFGEQDGASVPAAAGGLGKFTRIGCGARRDGLPAP